In Pochonia chlamydosporia 170 chromosome 3, whole genome shotgun sequence, the following are encoded in one genomic region:
- a CDS encoding cell surface protein (similar to Metarhizium robertsii ARSEF 23 XP_007823241.1), which produces MRYVLISAALAATASAHGMVTRIQGANGVVMPGLSVADGTPRDCSSNGCGSQADTSIIRDRDMNSGRASPLGRTQGNGPVDASAVISNFMGGNGAKVPTNNGASGSVGQEDDLSQLQQRRDEYKRQIGQLFGNLLGGGGGGKGNGGGGGGLGGLLGGAAGAGGKKNNAGPESMVADTAGMGAAQGLPTADENGEVSMVFRQINQDGAGPLTAAIDPKSGGTDANAFQNAEVSQNVPGLGIGGLSLATNTDFPLKVKMPQGMTCDGKVGGAENVCIVRVRNGAAAGPFGGSAAFTQSKAARKRAVAYRLKKRMEINRE; this is translated from the exons ATGCGTTATGTTCTTATCTCCGCTGCTCTTGCGGCCACAGCTTCTGCCCATGGAATGGTTACCAGAATCCAGGGTGCTAATGGCGTCGTGATGCCCGGCTTGTCAG TCGCCGATGGCACTCCCCGCGACTGTTCCAGCAATGGCTGCGGCTCACAAGCCGATACATCCATCATCCGAGACCGTGACATGAACAGTGGCCGTGCCAGTCCCCTCGGACGCACCCAGGGTAACGGCCCTGTCGACGCCAGCGCCGTCATCAGCAACTTCATGGgcggcaacggcgccaaGGTCCCGACCAACAATGGCGCTTCTGGCTCCGTCGGCCAGGAAGATGACCTCTCTCAGCTTCAGCAACGCCGGGACGAGTACAAGCGCCAAATCGGCCAGCTCTTCGGTAAtcttcttggaggaggaggcggtggcAAGGGTAAtggcggaggcggtggtggtctggGCGGTTTGCTAGGcggtgctgctggagcaggtggcaagaagaacaatGCTGGCCCCGAAAGCATGGTTGCTGATACCGCCGGCATGGGGGCAGCGCAGGGTCTTCCCACTGCTGATGAGAACGGTGAAGTGTCCATGGTGTTTCGACAG ATCAACCAAGACGGTGCTGGTCCTCTTACGGCCGCCATCGATCCCAAGTCCGGCGGCACAGATGCAAACGCCTTCCAGAACGCAGAGGTCTCTCAAAATGTCCCTGGCCTCGGCATCGGAGGTCTCTCTCTCGCCACCAACACTGATTTCCCACTCAAGGTTAAGATGCCGCAGGGCATGACTTGCGATGGCAAGGTCGGCGGTGCTGAAAATGTATGCATCGTTCGTGTTCGCAACGGCGCGGCTGCCGGTCCCTTTGGTGGCTCTGCTGCTTTCACTCAGAGCAAGGCTGCTCGTAAGCGTGCGGTTGCTTACCGTCTTAAGAAACGAATGGAAATCAACCGCGAG